TCGGTGAACCCAAGACCGACGTCGATTTCATCCCCACTGCAGGTTTCTGAACCCGATAGCCAATCAAGGAGAGTGACTCATGAGCGATGAAAAGCAGGAGTTGGCGCGTGAATCGATTCTGTTGCGCATTCTGTGGATGGTGATCTTTCTCATCATCTGGCAGTTGGCCGAATTGCTGCTCGGCGCCGTGGTGCTGCTGCAGCTTGGTTATCGTCTGTTCTACGACGCGCCGAACGCCAGCCTGCTTGGCTTTGGCGACAGCCTCAGCCAGTACCTGGCGCAGATCGGTCGTTTCGGCACCTTCAATACCGATGAAAAACCTTGGCCGTTCGCCGATTGGCCAACGCCGCGTGCGCCTGAAGGCGAAACCGCGCACAGCATTCCTCCTGCGCCGCATCCTGTGCGCGATGAGGAGCCAAAGCTGTGAGGTTATGGCTGCTGCGCCATGGTGAGGCCGAGCCACAGGCGGCCAGTGATGCTGCTCGCGAGCTCACCGCTCATGGTCGCAAGGAAGTGCAGCAGGCCGCGGCTCAGCTCGCCGGCCGGCCGTTGACGGCCATCGTCGCCAGCCCCTATGTGCGTGCCCAGCAGACTGCCGAGCTGGTACGCAGCGAACTGGGGTTCACTGGCAAGATAAACACCGTGACCTGGCTGACGCCCGATAGCGATCCCCGTGAAGCCCTGAAGTATCTCGATGAGCGTGAGCGCGCAGAGGTGCTGCTGGTCAGCCATCAACCGCTGATTGGCGCGCTGGGTGGGCTGCTGGTACACGGTCACCGGCAGGAACCGCTGCCCATACGCACCGCCAGCCTGGCTGAGCTGGAAGGTGATATCCCGGCTGCCGGGCTGATGGAGCTTCTGGCGCTGATCCACCCCCGTTGACCCTTCGTTCTGTGGCGCCGCTTGTGGCGTCACAGCTGCGTCGTGCCTGGCCTGTCGCTTCTTGGCGGCAAATGTTCCAGGCGAGAAACATTTCTTAACTTGCACCTCTTTTGTCTGCGTGGAATATTCAACCAAGCAAGTGCTTGGTTGATTCCTACAAAAACAACAAAGGAGGAAGCCCTGTGGCTGATGCAATCCGTTTGCCGCTCGAGCTGTTTTACGAACGTGAAGCAAGGCACCCGAACAAACGCTACATGGTGCAACCTTTGGGGGGCGGCCAGCTGCTGGAGCTGAGCTGGGCCGATGTCGGTGAGCAGGCTCGTCGCGCAGCCAGTTGGTTGCGCAGTCGCGAGCTGCCACAGGGTAGCCGCATCGCCATCATCTCCAAGAACTGCGCGCACTGGATCGTTGCCGATCTGGCGATCTGGATGGCGGGCCACGTTTCGGTACCGTTGTATCCCAACCTGACTGCCGACTCGATGCGCCAGGTGCTGGAACATTCAGAAGCTGCTCTGGCCTTCGTCGGCAAGCTCGATGATTGGGCGTCGATGGCGCCGGGCCTGCCGCAGGGGTTGCCGACAGTCAGCCTGCCGCTACATCCGCAGGGCAGCTTCGACTACAGCTGGGATGACCTGCAGCGCAGCGCGCCTATTCAGGATGACCCCAAGCCCGCAGCCAACCAGCTGGCCACCATTATCTACACCTCAGGCACCACTGGCACGCCCAAGGGCGTGATGCACAACTTCTCCAATTTCGGTTTTGCCGCCAGCAACGCCATCAAGCTGTTCGGTGTGGGCGAGGATGATCGGCTGATCTCCTATCTGCCGCTGTGTCACGTGGCCGAGCGCATGTTCGTCGAGTTAGCGTCCATCTACGCGGGGCAGACGATCTTCTTTGCCGAGAGCCTGGATACCTTTCTGGAGGATCTCAAGCGCGCGCGGCCGACCGTGATGTTCGGCGTGCCGCGTATCTGGACCAAGTTCCAGATGGGCGTGTACAGCAAGATGCCGGCGCAGAAGCTCGAGCGCCTGCTGCGGCTGCCAATCATCGGCCATTTCATCGGTCGTAAGGTACTCGCCGGCCTTGGCCTGGACGCCATTCGCTACGCGCTGTCCGGCGCTGCGCCAGTGCCTGAAACACTGCTCAACTGGTATCGCCGCCTGGGCATGGAGATCCAGGAGGTTTATGGCATGACCGAGAACTGTGGTTACTCCCACGTCTGTTTGCCAGGCAAGTTCAAACAGGGCTGGATTGGCCAGAACAACCCGGGTGTCGAGGTGCGCATTGCCGAGGATGGCGAAGTTCAGGTGCGCAGTGGCGCGACCATGCAGGGCTACTTCAAGGACCCGATGAAGACCGCCGAGACGCTGACTGACGACGGCTTTCTGCGTACCGGGGACAAGGGCGAGCAGGACGCCGAAGGTAACCTGCGTCTTACCGGGCGTATCAAGGAAATCTTCAAGACCAGCAAGGGCAAGTATGTCGCGCCGGCACCGATCGAAAATCGCATCGGTGAACACTCGCGTATCGAGCAGGTGTGCGTGGTCGGCGACGGCCTGCCGCAGCCCATCGCTCTATGCGTGCTCTCCGATGTAGGGCGCCAGGAGGCGGCCAATGACAGCCGCGATGAGCTTGAAAGCAGCCTCAAGGCCTTGCTCGCCGAGGTCAATGGTCGTCTCGATCATCATGAGCGGCTGCAAGGCCTGGTACTGGTCAAGGAGGTCTGGGCGGTGGAGAACGGTTTCCTCACCCCAACCCTGAAGATCAAGCGCGCGGTTATCGAAGGCACCTACGGCGAGCGTTTCGCCGAATGGCAGCAGCGCAGCGAAGCCGTGCTCTGGCACGATTGAGTATCAGTGGGCCGGGCTGACCGGCCCGGTTTCAACGCACAAGGGACACGCTCATGGGATTGTGGCAACGAACGCCCGATATCGATGCACTCAACGCGACCTTGAAAAATAGCATCGGCGAGGTGCTGGACATTCGTTTCGACGCCTTCGACGACGAATCGCTCAGCGCCAGCATGGTGATCGACTCGCGCACTCATCAGCCATACGGCCTGCTGCACGGTGGCGCCTCGGTGGTGCTGGCGGAAACCCTCGGCTCCACCGCCAGCTACCTGTGCATCGACAGCAGCCGTTTCTACTGCGTCGGCCTGGAGGTCAATGCCAACCATCTACGCGGTTTGCGCAGCGGGCGCGTGCATGCAGTGGCGCGGCCAGTGCATCTGGGCCGCACCACGCATGTCTGGGATATTCGCCTGAGTGGCGATGACGGCAAGGCCAGTTGCATCTCGCGGCTGACCATGGCCATCGTGCCTCTGGGTGAGCAACCGCCGAAACTATAATTTTCGGCCTGCAATTTCATCCAAGATTTGCCTGATCCATGGCGCTACAGTACGCGCCATGGATCACATCACTCACATTCAAAGCAGCTTGCCCGGCGTTCGTCTGATCGACGCCGAGTACCGCCGCTTCGCCTTTCCTCGGCATTTTCATCTGGAATACCACGTCGGCCTGCTGATCCAGGGGCAGCATCGCTACGCCTATGGCGGTGAGCGCCGGCATGTCGGGGCAGGGGACGTGTTGTTGATGGCGCCGGAAGGGATTCATGACGGCGCCTGCCTCGATGGCCAGAGTTACCGCATTCGGGTGATGGCGTTCGATCCCTCCTGGTTGGATGAAGCCAGTCGCACCCTGAGTGAGGGGCGTCAAGGCGCGCCGAGACTGATCACCAGCAGTTTGCGTCACCCCCTGTTATCGCTGCATCTGCAGCGCTTTCACGCGGCGATGCTGGACGGCTCGCAACTGGCCCAGGAAGAAGCGCTCTGGCAGGCGTTGGCCCATTTGCTGGAGATGGGTTCGACGTTGCGTGTCAGCGAGCCGCATCGCGTTTTCGATCCGCGCACCTGGCAGCGGCTGCGCGACTGGCTGGAAAGTCGTCTGGACGATCCGCCTTCGTTGGATGAAATCGCCGCTTTCTGCGCCATGAGTCCGTGGCAGGCGTTGCGGCGTTTCCGCGAGCACACCGGCCTGCCACCGCATCAGTGGCTGACGCAGCTGCGTTTGCAGCGGGCATTGCCGCTGGTGCTGGCCGGTGAGCCTCTGAGCGAGATCGCCTTGCGCCTGGGCTTCTACGACCAGGCGCATTTCTCACGCTTGTTCCGCCGCACCTACGGTCTGCCACCGGCGCGTCTGCGTCAGGGCTGAGCCACTCACACATCGCGTTTTTCATGTTCCTGGAGATCACCATGCAGGAGACGTCCGTCTTGCTGTCGCTGGCTGCCGTGTTCGCGGTGGCCCTTATCAGTCCCGGCCCGGATGTGGCGCTGGTGGTGCGCACCGCCCTGCATCAAGGGCAGCGTGCAGGTTTGCTTAGTGCGCTTGGGCTAGCGTGCGGCATTCTTCTGCATGGCACGCTGGTGCTCAGTGGCGTGGCTTTGCTGCTCAGTCGCACCGAATGGTTGTTCGACCTGGTGCAGGTCGGCGGCGCGCTTTATCTGGGGTGGCTGGGCATTGGTGCGGTGCGGGCCTGGTGGCGCGGCGGCGCCGGGCCAACACGGTTGGAGGGCGAACTGGCGCCTTCGCTGTTCGGTCCCTGGCTGCGCGGTGTATTCACCAACCTGGGCAACCCCAAGGCACTGGTGTTCTTCCTGGCGCTGCTCAGCAGTCTGGTGCCGGCGGACATGTCGCTGCCCGGCAAGGTGGCCTGTGCTGCTCTGTTGTTCGGCCTGAGCCTGTTCTGGTTTGGCCTGCTCGGTATGACCCTGAGCCGACCGCTGATGCGTCAGCGGCTGCTGCAGGTGGCGCCGACCATCGACTTCGTTTGCGGCCTGGTATTTCTGCTGGTGGCGGCCAGTATCGTCGGACGTCTGCTGCTGTAGCTCTTACCATTGCGCCGCCATCAATGGCCGTTACGGTCATTGCCACTGCTGCGTAGCTGCCGGAGAATCCAGGCATATTCGCCTTCTCGAGTTTGATGCATGCCGCAGCCGGTCTTTTTCGCTCATGCCAACGGCTTTCCGTCCGCCACCTACGGCAAACTTTTCGCCGCGCTGGCGCCGGATTTTCAGGTGCAGCACCTGGAGCAGCACGGTCATGACTCGCGTTTTCCGGTCAATGACAACTGGTCGAATCTGGTCGATGAGCTGATCCATCATCTTGAGGACGGCGGCGAGCCGGTTTGGGGCGTTGGCCATTCGCTCGGCGGCGTGCTGCACTATCACGCCGCTTTGCTTCGCCCCGAGCTATATCGTGGGGTAGTGATGCTCGATTCGCCGGTGCTGACGCTGGCTGACCGCATGGTGATTCGCGCCGCCAAGCGCTTTGGTTTCATCGATCGCATCACGCCTGCCGGCCGTACCCTGGGGCGCCGCGAAGCCTTTGCCGATCTTGTCGAGGCGCGCGATTACTTCGCCGGCAAGAGCCTGTTCCGCCGCTTCGATCCCGAGTGTCTGGATGCCTATGTCAGTCACGGTCTGCAACGGGCGGAGCAGGGGCTGCGCCTGAAATTCGACCCGGCCACCGAGATCAGCATCTATCGCAGCGTGCCGCATACCTCGCCGGGTAGGCCGCAGCAGCTGGCTGTGCCGCTGGCCTTGGTGCGTGGCCGCCACAGTAGAGTGGTATTACCGCATCATGCGCATCTGCTGCGGCGCATGCCGCGGGCCGAATATCACAACCTGCCGGGCGGACACATGTTCCCGCTGGAGCGCCCTCAGGCGACTGCCGACCTTTTGCGTCAGCTGTTCACCCGTTGGGCTGGTAGCCAGGAGCAACGTGCATGAGCATGGGTTTCGAGGAAGTTCGTCTGAGTTTGCCGCATATCGAGCTGGCCGCTCATCTCTACGGGCCGGAGGACGGTGTGCCGGTGCTGGCGCTGCACGGTTGGCTGGATAACGCGGCGAGCTTCGCGCGGCTGGCGCCGAAGCTCGAGGGGGTGCGCATCGTCGCCCTGGACTTCGCCGGTCATGGTCACTCCGAGCATCGTTCGGCTGGCGCCGGTTACGCGCTATGGGACTATGCCTTTGACGTCCTGCAGGTCGCCGAGCAGTTTGGCTGGGAGCGATTTTCCATCCTGGGTCACTCCATGGGCGCGATCACTGCGGTGTTGCTGGCAGGGGCGATGCCGGAGCGGATCGCGCGCTTGGCGCTGATTGACGGGCTGGTGCCTTATACCGGTGAGGCCGAACAGGCGCCGGAAAAGCTGGGTGAAGCGCTGCGCGCCAGGCAGGCGCTCACCGACAAGCGCAAGCCGGTGTATGCCGAGATGGCGCGTGCTGTCGAAGCTCGTATGAAGGGCGTGGGGGCGGTCAGTCGTGAGGCGGCCGAACTGCTTGCGCAGCGAGGGTTGATGCCGGTGCCGGGCGGTTACACCTGGCGTACCGATAGCCGCCTGACTCTGCCGTCGCCGCTGCGTCTGAGCTGGGCCCATGCCCAAGCGTTCGTTCGCGCGCTGCAATGCCCGGTCAGCCTGGTGTTGGCGGAGCAGGGCATGATGGGCGCGCAGTCGGCCGTGCGCAGCTTGCTGCAGGATCTGCCGTTCGAGGTGCACCGTCTGCCCGGCGGGCACCACCTGCATCTGGATGATGAAGCCGGCGCGCAGCTCGTAGCGGATTGTTTCAATCCATTCCTGCGCTTGCCTTGACTTGCCTGCAGTCGTGGGGAAAGGTGTGGCGGTCTGCCATGGAGGATCGCATGATCGACCCGTTAAACGTCGCCAATCGCTGCTCAGCAAGCCCGTCTGCCGCTTCCCTTCAACAGGTTTCCACTCGATGACGGGGCGCATGAAGCTGTTCTCGGCAGCGCTTGCCACCTTTTGCAGTGGGGCCGTGCTGGCAGCCGATCTGCCTGGCAGTCGCGACCTTGAGGTATTGCCGCGTTTCCCCGCCAGTCACATCGTCGCCTTCAAGGAAGCGTCCGATGTCGAGCGCATCTACCCGCAAGGCTCCATTCGCCGCATCAGCGGGCGGTTGCGCTATGAGCGTGAGGTCCTGGTGCAGGGCCAGCACAGTGCGGTGACCTACGAGCTGCCGCGCACCCATAGTGCCGATCAGGTCTTCACCGAAGCGCGGGAAACCCTGCTGGAGAAGGGCGCGGAACTGCTTTACTGGTGCCAAGGCCGTGAGTGTGGCGCGAGCAGCTTGTGGGCCAACTCGGTGTTCGGTAATGCCACGCTGTATGGCTCCGACGACCAGCAGGCGTATGCACTGTTGCGCCTGGCCGAGCCGAACCACGAGAGCTTGCTGGCGCTGTACAGCATCACCCGTGGAAATCGCCGCGCTTATCTGCATGCCGAGCAGCTGGATGCCGAAGCTCCTCTGGGGGTATTGCTGCCGACGCCCGCGACCTTGCTGCGTCAGTTGCGTACCGATGGGCAACTGAAACTGCCCGACGAAGCCAAGGCCGACAGCGCCTGGGTGGAAGTGCTGGCGCGCAGTCTCAACCTCGACAGCACCTTGCGCGTCAGCCTCGCCGGTAGCCACGCCGAAGCCTGGCGCGAGGCGTTGATCGAGCAGCGTGTGCGCGAAGCCCGCCTGGAGTTGGGTGAAAGTTCGGATGAAACACTGAGCGTGCGTTTGTTGCGTTAAGCTAGCACTCGCAATCGCCATAACAGAGCGCCCGTAAGGGCGCTTTGTCGTTTCGTCGAAGGGAGTTTCGCTTGATGGCCACTAATGATCGTCTGCTGGTGCAGATTCTTCTGCTCGGCCTGCTGGCCGCCAGCCTCTGGGTGCTGGCACCATTCTGGTCGGCGTTGTTCTGGGCCGCCGTGCTGGCCTTTGCCAGCTGGCCGCTGATGCGTCTGCTGACGCAGTTGCTCAATGGGCGCATGTCGCTGGCGGCGGGCATCCTGACCGGCGTCTGGGTGATCATGGTGGCGGTACCGCTGGTGTGGCTGGGGTTCAACCTGGCTGACCATATCAAGGATGCCAACGCGTTGGTCAAGGATCTGCAGGTCGAAGGTCTACCGCCACCGCCAAGCTGGCTGGGCAGTATTCCGCTGGTCGGTGATCGCCTGGTGGAGCTGTGGCGCACCATCGATCAGCAGGGCGCAGCCTTCTTCGACACGCTGCGGCCCTATCTGGGGCAGGTTGGCAACTGGCTGGTGGCACGTAGTGCGAAGATCGGTGCGGGCATGGTCGAGCTGGCCCTGAGCCTGGTGCTGGTGTTCTTCTTCTACCGTGACGGGCCGCGCCTGGCGGTGTTCGTGCACAGCCTGCTGGAACGACTGATCGGCGAGCGTGCCGATCATTATCTGGAGCTGGTCGCTGGCACCGTGCAGCGGGTGGTCAACGGCGTGATCGGTACCGCCGCCGCGCAAGCCGTGCTGGCTTACATCGGTTTCGTCATCGCCGGGGTGCCGGGCGCCCTGGTGCTGGGCCTGCTGACCTTCGCCTTCAGCTTCATCATGATCCCTCCGCTGATCTGGGGCCCTGCTGTGGCCTGGCTGGTGTGGGAGGGCGAGATCGGCATGGCGATCTTCCTGGGTATCTGGGGCTTTTTCATCATCAGTGGGGTGGACAACATCCTAAAACCCTACCTGATCAGCCGTGGCGGCAACCTGCCGCTGGTGGTGGTGCTGCTCGGCGTATTCGGCGGCATTCTGGCCTTCGGCTTCATGGGCCTGTTCCTCGGCCCGACCTTGCTGGCGGTGGCCTACAGCCTGCTCAGCGACTGGGTGGCGGACAAGGCGCCGCCGGCTGAAGCAGTGGTCGATAAACCACTGCCGGGCGAGGAAACACGCGGCTGATCAGCCGCGTTCGCTTTCGTATTTATCGAGGGTGTCGCGAGCGATCTGCCGACCCAGCATGATCAGCTCCGGCGCCTTGTAGAACTCGAAGAAGCGGCAGGCACGCTTGGGCACGTTGATCAGGATGTCCGGCGGGTAGCCGGCGATCTTGTACTGCGCCAATGAGGTCTGCATCACCTCGAAGCTCTGGTTGACCAGTTCCAGTAGTGACGCTGGCCCGCTGAATTCGGCTACGCGTGAGCCGCTGGCGGATTTTGGCGCGGGTTCATCGTCCTCTTTGCGACTAGGCGCCGCGGCCGGGCTGATGTCATCGGCAAGGCCCTGCTCCTCGGCGAGCAGCAGGGTTTCGTCCTCGCTCTTGCGGCGAAAACTGGGCAGACGCGAGCCGAGCGACGTCATCAACTGGTCGATGCGCCCCTTGAGAGCGGCAGGCCGTTCGATCACTGGCAACTGGTAGTGATTCTGGTTGGTGGCGTTGAGGTTGACCGCGATGATCAGGTCGCAGTGGCTGGACACCACCGGGACGATCGGCAACGGGTTGAGCAGGCCGCCGTCGACTAGCATGCGCTTGCCCTGGATGACCGGGGTGAACAAGCTCGGGATCGCCGCCGAGGCACGCATCGCCTGATGCAGGCAGCCTTCCTGGAACCAGATTTCCTGCTGGTTGGTGAGATCGGTGGCGACGGCGGTGAAGGGGATGGCGAGGTTTTCGATATCCACGTCGCCAACGATTTCCTGAATGCGCCCGAACACGCGCTCACCGCGAATCGCACCGAGACGGAAGCTGACATCGAGCAGGCGCAGCACGTCGAGATAATCCAGGCTTTCCGTCCATTCACGGTATTCGCGCAACTTGCCGGCAGCGAAAATACCGCCGACCACCGCGCCCATTGAGCAGCCGGCGATGCAGCCGATTTCATAACCGCGCGCTTGCAATTCCTCGATCACGCCGATGTGCGCATAGCCGCGCGCACCTCCCGAGCCCAGCACCAGCGCCACTTTCTTGCTCATCGATAACTTCCCTCTGTGAAGGCTCCGACCTTACTCGGGCGCTGAGGCTCAGCCAAGGGCGCGTTTGCTAGAATCTGTCGGCTGACGCTTCGCAGGGGCGATGGGCTCGCCATCCGTTCGTCGGCGCCGGTATGATCGGGCAAGCGAAGCGGCGGGCACCGGGCACTTTCCCCATGCCGCAGCGTCATAGTCTGGGCCAACCCGTAGTCATATCCGTTCGAGGAGTGTGGTCGATGAAACACTGGATCTGTTTGCCGCTGCTTGCGGTGACGCTCGTCGGCTGTGCCGGCAAGACCGTCTACCGTGAGACCTGCGCCAATCAGCTGGATGCCGCCTGGAAGGAACTGAGCATCGCCGAGGCCGAAGGCTTCGCCGGTACCGTGAGCTATTCCAAGGCATTCTCTCTGCTCACCGCTGCCAAGACCCAGCAGCAGTTCGAAGCCTACGCAGGCTGTACCAGCAAGGCCGAACGTGCGCGCTTCTACATTCGTGAATCGCGAGCGGGGCGTTGATGCAACTCGATTTCGCCGATCTGAGCCCGCTTGAGGCCTACCGCTGGCTGGCCTCCAGTGTCACCCCGCGGCCCATCGCCTGGGTTTCGACCCGTTCGGTCGACGGCGTGGCCAACCTGGCGCCGTTCAGTTTCTTTCAGGTGATCAGCGACAACCCCCCGACCTTGCTGGTCAATGTCAACACTCGCGATGACGGCAGCCTCAAGGACAGCCTGCGCAATGCCCAGGCCAGTGGCGAACTGGCGATCCAACTGGTCAGCTTCGCCCAGGCCGAGGCGATGAACGCCAGTGCTGCGATCCTGCCTCATGAGGTCAGCGAGTTCGCCCACTGTGGCATCGCCAGCCAGCCGTGCGAGCGCATCGACGTGCAGCGCGTCGTTGGCGCAGCGGTGACCTTCGAATGCCGCGTAGCGCAGATCCAGCCCTATCCGCCGCAACAGCCCAATTGCCACCTGATCTTCGCCGAAGTACTGCTGGCGCATATCGATGATGCGGTGCTCAACGAGCAGGGGCGTATCGACCCGCTCAAGCTCGATCTGGTCGGTCGCCTGGGGGGCAGCGCCTACTGCCGTACACGTGACCTTTTCCAGATGCAGCGGCCCTGAACCCGTTCTGAAAACGACGTCCAGTTAACTCTCCCGGCCATCTTGGCGTCTGCTGGCTTGTCGCCAGTAGCGCTGCGCTCCTATGTTCCAGAATCGTCAGGCCGTTGAAAAACGTAGGCGAGGCAGGCAAGACAAGGAAAAAACGGCCGAAAAAGCGCAGTTTACGAATTGTAAATGAGCATTTTGAGGCCGTTTTTGACGCCGTATTGCCAACGTAGGTAGTTTTTCAACAGCCTGTTTGGGCTGGCTGCAGTAGGCAGGGGGGTGTCATGGGTGGCTCATTGAGCAAGCGGCTGGCCAGTCTGAGCACGGCCAGCAAGTTGATGCTGGGTTTTGCTCTGGTATTGATTCTGACCGCTCTGGTGGCTGTTACTGGTCTGCTGGCGTTGCGTGAAGTCAGTGCTGGCGCCGAGCTGCAGCAACGCATGAGTGCGCTTGGCGAGCAGGTGCTGCGCATGCGCCAGAGCGAGCAGGCGTTCGCGCTGAGTGGCAACAGCCAGCACGCCGAGCGGCTGGCAGAGCAGGCTGAGAGCATTTTGCAGGCCGGACAGGCACTGCAAGGTGAGCTCGATAGCGACACGGCTGCCATTTTGGCGCAGGTCGAGCCTGCGCTGGCCGACTACCGCAGCGCTTTTGCCCGCTACGTTGAACTCACCGACAACATGCAGCTGTCCCTGCAAGCCGCTGACTGGCTGGTGGTCAGCGCGGCCAACAGTCTGGATCTGCTGCAGGAGGGGTTGGCCGAAGATGGCGCCGACCTGCTCAAGAGCACTCAGGGTGAGCGCGGTGGCGACTCGGTTGCGCAGGCTGGCAAGGTCAGCAAGATCCATCAGTTGCTGCTGCAGGCGTTGGATCAGGCACGCCAGCGTCTGGAGGCCAGTCGGCGCAGCGATAGCAGTGAGCAGGCGGAAATTGCCCAGGCCGGCGAGGCGCAAGCCCTGGCTGCCGAGTTGCGCGATGCGCTGGATGATCCCGGCTATGCCGCGGTGCTTGGTGAGGTGGTGGTCAATGTCGACTCCTTCAATGAGCGCCTGAAGGAATACGCCACCCAGTTGCAGCAACAAAAACAGGTATACGGGCAACTGGTTGCTCAGGTCGAGCAGTTGCTGCAGCGGGTCGAGCTGGCCCTGGAAACCCAGCGTCAGGCCATGCACGCCGAGCGTCAGGCCAGCAGTGGCCTGATCATCGCGGCGGCGGCCCTGGCGCTGCTTTTTGGCCTCAGCGCGGCAATCATGATCAGCCTGGCCATCGTGCGTCCGCTCAAGCGAGTGATCGGCCTCGCTGAATCCATCGCCGCTGGTGATCTCAGTGTGCGCATCGAACAGGATCGTCGTGACGAGATCGGTCAGTTACTCGCTGCCATGCAAGGAATGTCCGCCAACCTGCGCGATATGGTTGGTCGCCTTCAGGGGGGCGTGGCGCAGATTTCCAGTTCTGCCCAGACCCTCTCGACAACTGCCGAACAGACGCGCCAGGGCGTCAATGGCCAGAAGCTGGAGACCGACCAGGTTGCTACCGCCATGAGCCAGATGACTGCCACGGTGTATGAGGTGGCGCGCAATGCCGAAGCGGCAGCGGCTTCCACCGAGCAGGCTGACCAGCGAGTCGGTGCAGGCAGCCAGGTGGTGCGTCAGACCCTGCAGCGTATCGAGCAATTGGCTCGCGCCATGGGCGCCACTACCGAGAGCATTCAGCGTCTGAGCCAGGACACTCAGCGTATAGATGCCGTACTCGAGGTGATCAAGAGCGTGGCCGAGCAGACCAACCTGTTGGCGCTCAACGCAGCCATCGAAGCGGCGCGTGCCGGAGAACAGGGGCGTGGTTTTGCCGTGGTTGCCGATGAGGTACGAGCGTTGGCAAAACGCACTCAGCAATCCACGGCGGAAATCGAGTCGCTGATAG
The genomic region above belongs to Pseudomonas sediminis and contains:
- a CDS encoding patatin-like phospholipase family protein, which codes for MSKKVALVLGSGGARGYAHIGVIEELQARGYEIGCIAGCSMGAVVGGIFAAGKLREYREWTESLDYLDVLRLLDVSFRLGAIRGERVFGRIQEIVGDVDIENLAIPFTAVATDLTNQQEIWFQEGCLHQAMRASAAIPSLFTPVIQGKRMLVDGGLLNPLPIVPVVSSHCDLIIAVNLNATNQNHYQLPVIERPAALKGRIDQLMTSLGSRLPSFRRKSEDETLLLAEEQGLADDISPAAAPSRKEDDEPAPKSASGSRVAEFSGPASLLELVNQSFEVMQTSLAQYKIAGYPPDILINVPKRACRFFEFYKAPELIMLGRQIARDTLDKYESERG
- a CDS encoding methyl-accepting chemotaxis protein, whose translation is MTATVYEVARNAEAAAASTEQADQRVGAGSQVVRQTLQRIEQLARAMGATTESIQRLSQDTQRIDAVLEVIKSVAEQTNLLALNAAIEAARAGEQGRGFAVVADEVRALAKRTQQSTAEIESLIAALRGGSRRAVTDMEQSASLVNLTVGDASQTEGALTAIAEAVSLISEMNQQIAAAAEQQTAVAEEINRSVTSIRDIADQSATAMDETAASSIQLAELGRELQGMAGHFRLT
- a CDS encoding flavin reductase family protein gives rise to the protein MQLDFADLSPLEAYRWLASSVTPRPIAWVSTRSVDGVANLAPFSFFQVISDNPPTLLVNVNTRDDGSLKDSLRNAQASGELAIQLVSFAQAEAMNASAAILPHEVSEFAHCGIASQPCERIDVQRVVGAAVTFECRVAQIQPYPPQQPNCHLIFAEVLLAHIDDAVLNEQGRIDPLKLDLVGRLGGSAYCRTRDLFQMQRP